A genomic region of Oceaniferula marina contains the following coding sequences:
- a CDS encoding CotH kinase family protein, translating into MILMTCVVVWGLCCLCVGSLSAGPVISEFMASNHTTLEDEDGNYPDWIEIHNPGESAVDLAGWHLTDDETELNKWTFPSVTLPPGGYILVFASDKNRSVAGEELHTNFKLSAAGEFLALVQPDGVTSASAFHPYPPQQSDVSYGLPQGGEIIEGVIAPGTELVFHVPSAPVEGWELSGFDDSGWISGRSGLGYERDASGSYDPWISTDVEDFVFGVNSSVYLRIPFQVSDLSQLTSLSFAAKYDDGFLAYLNGELITKVNTPTPALWSSAATASQEADLLNDETWNADALIPHLVEGENILAIHWLNRTKTSSDFLMIPRLDVGRLDTAAPGEYDYFTEATPGWVNNTGRGEPSCAVVISEPSGVKTSALRVTVTAEDVNADIRYTLDGSEPTEASALYSGPMILDDPSRLRARAFQAGKVGGVVAVADYSFLESEMLNYLSDVPVVVMDNFNAGAYPNKGRTNDGRDVQQVPRQANVMSIFEPAGDSQPFAQVPTLESRSGCRVRGSSSANFTRKPLSVEFWGERDEDEALSPFGMKEEADWVLYAPNPTYDKSLLHNPVSFEFAKMIGALAPEWRVVVVFQNTDGGKVKREDLAGVYVWMEKVERGRMGLDFKKMDDTGTQGGWMINVDRMAAIPEDMPADTIQPNFHAAGPDGILSIPDDQQNSGGSQSVDDISTYYHSYLNFASPNGYGILPAQRQAVQSSVRAMDAAVWAPDFDDPLSGYAVHLDLESWARTYAVHNFSKNTDAIVLSTYVYQASASEKIKMGPVWDFDRAYTQNGSATSSPLHVADRDWYKGLFKDSYFVQTHQDLWQKTRQESATDTALEALIDTAAAGLREDQIVASGLSYSAWQSQVASMRTWVVDRARYLDRQYEPLPEVLPLTEQFAGSVSVTMSGASSGSIYYTVDGSDPRLRDGAVSGAAHLYDGVFELTERTRLLVRVKNGDAWSGLIERNYHQLSDLPRLVVSEISYHPADPSEAEILAGFDDSDDFEFLEILNVGDQSADLMPLVLDGGIGFEFSGSAVTILAPGERLVVVRNEAAFRYRYGQGVVVAGAYRGALNNAGDLIVLRDALLDIDIQHFTYDDDAPWPLQADGSGHSLVLMRPDREPDHSLAKNWRCSRVHDGEPGAEDARAAFVGDPHADHDGDGLSALVEHFLGSSDLDPGEGRGQYRVEFETSAADGLRYPEFHLTYQVGADDVQAGVFWSQDLKTWLGDEGAVALKSHVFHGDGSATLIWQSSHDDETSAQFFRWVVDQQ; encoded by the coding sequence ATGATCCTGATGACCTGTGTGGTTGTCTGGGGCTTGTGCTGTCTGTGTGTTGGCTCATTGTCAGCGGGGCCGGTGATTTCCGAGTTCATGGCATCCAATCATACCACCCTTGAGGATGAGGATGGCAATTATCCGGATTGGATTGAAATCCATAACCCGGGTGAGAGCGCCGTTGATCTTGCCGGTTGGCATTTGACTGATGATGAGACCGAACTCAACAAATGGACTTTTCCTTCGGTGACCCTCCCTCCGGGTGGTTATATTCTGGTTTTTGCTTCGGATAAAAACCGGAGCGTTGCGGGTGAGGAACTGCATACGAATTTCAAACTATCAGCTGCAGGGGAGTTCCTTGCTTTGGTTCAGCCTGACGGGGTGACGTCGGCAAGTGCATTCCATCCCTACCCACCACAGCAAAGTGATGTTTCATATGGGCTACCTCAAGGAGGGGAGATCATCGAGGGCGTGATTGCTCCTGGGACTGAACTTGTTTTTCACGTTCCATCCGCTCCGGTCGAAGGTTGGGAGCTTTCGGGCTTTGATGATTCAGGCTGGATCAGCGGACGCTCGGGGCTTGGTTACGAACGTGATGCCAGCGGCAGTTACGATCCTTGGATTTCCACCGATGTGGAAGATTTTGTATTTGGGGTGAACTCGAGTGTGTATCTACGTATCCCGTTTCAGGTGAGTGATCTTTCGCAGCTGACTTCTCTGAGTTTTGCTGCAAAATATGATGACGGCTTTTTGGCCTACTTGAATGGAGAGCTCATCACCAAGGTGAATACCCCGACTCCGGCGCTTTGGAGTAGTGCCGCCACGGCTTCACAGGAGGCGGACCTCCTCAATGATGAAACATGGAATGCCGATGCCTTGATCCCGCATCTGGTGGAGGGCGAAAACATCTTGGCAATTCATTGGCTCAACCGAACGAAAACCAGTTCGGATTTTTTGATGATTCCCCGACTGGATGTGGGGCGGCTGGATACGGCGGCCCCCGGCGAGTATGATTACTTTACTGAAGCCACTCCCGGCTGGGTGAATAACACCGGTAGGGGAGAGCCCTCATGTGCCGTGGTCATTTCCGAACCCAGCGGGGTGAAAACCTCGGCGCTTCGTGTTACGGTGACTGCTGAGGATGTAAATGCTGACATCCGTTATACGCTGGATGGCTCCGAGCCCACTGAAGCAAGTGCCCTCTACAGCGGCCCCATGATATTGGATGACCCCTCCCGCTTGCGTGCCCGGGCATTTCAGGCTGGGAAAGTAGGGGGTGTGGTGGCTGTGGCCGACTACTCATTTCTTGAAAGTGAGATGTTGAATTACTTGTCTGATGTTCCGGTGGTGGTGATGGATAATTTTAATGCCGGGGCTTATCCGAACAAGGGTCGCACCAATGATGGCCGTGATGTCCAGCAGGTGCCACGTCAGGCGAATGTGATGAGTATCTTTGAACCGGCGGGTGACAGCCAGCCGTTTGCGCAGGTTCCGACCTTGGAATCCAGAAGCGGGTGCAGGGTCCGGGGATCCAGCTCGGCAAATTTCACAAGAAAACCGTTGTCGGTGGAGTTCTGGGGAGAACGTGACGAGGATGAGGCCTTGTCTCCATTCGGAATGAAGGAAGAGGCCGATTGGGTGCTGTACGCGCCTAACCCGACCTATGATAAATCCTTGCTGCACAACCCGGTGTCATTCGAGTTTGCCAAGATGATCGGGGCCCTGGCTCCCGAATGGCGGGTGGTTGTCGTGTTTCAAAATACCGATGGCGGTAAGGTGAAGCGGGAGGATCTCGCAGGGGTATATGTTTGGATGGAAAAGGTGGAGCGTGGACGTATGGGGCTCGACTTTAAAAAGATGGACGATACCGGGACCCAGGGAGGATGGATGATCAACGTCGATCGGATGGCTGCCATCCCAGAGGACATGCCGGCGGATACGATTCAACCCAATTTCCATGCGGCCGGTCCCGATGGTATACTGAGCATTCCGGACGACCAACAGAACTCCGGGGGGAGTCAGTCGGTTGACGATATTTCGACCTACTATCACTCGTATCTGAATTTTGCCAGCCCCAACGGATACGGCATTCTGCCGGCCCAGCGGCAAGCGGTGCAGTCCAGCGTGCGAGCCATGGATGCTGCGGTTTGGGCCCCTGATTTTGACGACCCGCTATCAGGCTACGCCGTGCACCTGGATCTTGAGAGTTGGGCCCGCACGTATGCGGTCCACAATTTTTCTAAAAACACGGATGCCATTGTGTTGTCGACATACGTTTATCAGGCATCGGCTTCGGAAAAAATCAAGATGGGGCCCGTCTGGGATTTTGACCGGGCGTATACTCAGAATGGCTCGGCGACAAGCAGCCCCTTGCACGTGGCCGACCGCGATTGGTATAAGGGGCTGTTCAAGGATTCATATTTTGTGCAAACCCATCAGGATCTTTGGCAGAAAACACGTCAGGAATCGGCGACCGATACGGCGCTCGAGGCTCTGATTGATACCGCAGCAGCGGGCTTGAGAGAAGATCAAATCGTGGCCAGCGGCCTGAGCTATTCCGCGTGGCAAAGCCAGGTGGCGAGTATGCGGACCTGGGTGGTGGATCGTGCCCGTTACCTCGACCGTCAGTATGAACCTCTGCCGGAGGTATTGCCTCTAACTGAACAATTTGCTGGAAGTGTGAGTGTCACCATGAGTGGGGCCTCATCCGGGTCCATTTATTATACCGTGGACGGCTCGGACCCTCGTCTGCGCGATGGCGCTGTGTCTGGGGCTGCACACCTCTATGATGGTGTGTTTGAACTCACGGAAAGGACACGTTTGTTGGTTCGCGTGAAGAATGGAGATGCGTGGAGTGGTTTGATTGAGAGAAACTATCACCAGCTTTCCGATCTTCCCAGACTGGTGGTGAGTGAAATATCTTACCATCCGGCAGATCCGAGCGAAGCTGAAATTCTGGCGGGCTTTGATGACTCGGATGATTTTGAGTTTTTGGAGATTCTTAATGTAGGGGATCAATCTGCGGATCTTATGCCTTTGGTTCTTGATGGTGGGATTGGGTTTGAGTTCTCCGGATCTGCCGTGACTATTCTGGCACCTGGGGAACGTCTGGTTGTGGTTCGCAATGAGGCAGCCTTTCGCTATCGTTATGGACAGGGGGTGGTGGTGGCGGGAGCATACCGGGGGGCTTTAAATAATGCCGGTGATTTGATCGTGTTGAGAGATGCGTTGCTGGATATCGATATTCAGCATTTCACCTATGATGATGATGCTCCCTGGCCATTACAGGCGGATGGTAGCGGCCACTCTCTTGTTTTGATGCGGCCAGACCGGGAACCCGATCACAGCTTGGCAAAAAACTGGCGATGCAGCCGGGTTCACGACGGGGAACCCGGAGCAGAGGACGCCCGTGCTGCATTTGTAGGAGATCCGCATGCTGACCATGATGGTGATGGCTTGAGCGCTTTGGTGGAGCACTTCTTGGGAAGTTCGGATCTGGACCCGGGTGAGGGGCGTGGCCAATATCGTGTCGAGTTCGAAACTTCCGCTGCCGATGGCTTGCGCTACCCTGAATTTCACCTCACCTATCAAGTGGGGGCGGATGATGTTCAAGCTGGGGTCTTTTGGTCGCAGGATTTGAAGACTTGGCTAGGGGATGAAGGCGCCGTGGCGCTGAAAAGTCACGTGTTTCATGGTGACGGATCCGCAACTCTGATCTGGCAATCCAGCCATGACGATGAAACAAGTGCGCAGTTCTTCAGGTGGGTGGTCGACCAACAGTGA
- a CDS encoding MBOAT family O-acyltransferase — translation MLFNSYAFWLFLALIWAIYRLLPHRGQNLLLLGASYFFYGCWDWRFLPLILTTTLVNYFTALGIESSDDPKRHRILMAASATVSLGLLAYFKYMGFFADSAEELLTWLGFNVHWSTLNIILPVGISFYTFQTMSYTIDVFRGQVKATRSLSDFALYVAYFPQLVAGPIERSSSLMPQITHPRRKRTGDFSEGLYLVLIGLFLKVVVGDNLGFITDGIFSVEASSLSGTEALVGIYCFAFQIYGDFAGYSSIARGVSKWFGIDLMTNFRMPYLARNPSDFWQRWHISLSSWLRDYLYIPLGGNRGSSFKIYRNLMLTMLLGGLWHGAGWTFIAWGAIHGSILCIYRACGDRFTLPGLWGRVLATVGFFHLVCLGWLFFRADSFPQAWEMLIQIFSHQEMTSLARYGFGMLTFFCLPLMAYEIWLDRSGSLRRLETVAWGWRAATYCYIMFMIIVFPPPVFGQFIYFQF, via the coding sequence GTGCTCTTCAACAGCTATGCATTCTGGCTCTTTCTCGCCCTGATCTGGGCGATCTACCGCCTGCTGCCCCATCGCGGGCAGAATCTGCTCTTGCTGGGGGCGAGTTATTTTTTCTACGGATGCTGGGACTGGCGCTTCCTCCCCCTGATCCTCACCACCACGCTGGTCAATTATTTCACAGCACTCGGAATCGAATCCAGTGACGACCCCAAACGCCACCGCATTCTCATGGCGGCATCAGCCACCGTTTCGCTCGGCCTGCTTGCCTATTTCAAGTACATGGGATTTTTTGCCGACAGTGCCGAAGAGCTCCTGACCTGGCTTGGCTTCAATGTCCACTGGAGCACACTGAACATCATCCTGCCGGTCGGGATCTCGTTCTACACCTTCCAGACGATGTCCTACACCATCGATGTCTTCCGAGGGCAAGTGAAAGCCACCCGATCATTGAGCGATTTCGCCCTCTACGTTGCCTATTTCCCACAGTTGGTCGCCGGACCCATCGAACGATCCTCGTCGCTGATGCCCCAGATCACCCACCCGAGGAGAAAACGAACCGGCGACTTCTCCGAAGGCCTGTACCTGGTGCTGATTGGCTTGTTCCTCAAGGTGGTGGTCGGAGATAACCTCGGATTCATCACCGACGGGATTTTTTCGGTCGAAGCAAGCAGCCTGAGTGGAACCGAAGCGCTCGTCGGCATCTATTGCTTTGCCTTCCAGATCTACGGTGACTTCGCTGGCTATTCGTCAATTGCCCGTGGGGTCTCGAAATGGTTCGGCATCGACCTGATGACCAACTTCCGCATGCCCTATCTCGCGCGTAATCCGTCCGATTTCTGGCAACGCTGGCATATCTCTCTCTCATCCTGGCTACGCGATTACCTCTACATCCCGCTGGGAGGTAACCGGGGAAGCTCCTTCAAGATATACCGCAACCTGATGCTGACCATGCTGCTCGGAGGGCTCTGGCACGGCGCCGGTTGGACCTTTATCGCCTGGGGGGCCATACACGGCAGCATCCTCTGCATTTACCGCGCCTGTGGCGACCGCTTTACCCTCCCCGGTCTTTGGGGACGCGTCCTGGCAACCGTCGGCTTTTTCCATCTCGTTTGCCTCGGCTGGTTGTTTTTCCGGGCCGATAGCTTTCCCCAAGCATGGGAGATGCTGATCCAGATCTTCAGTCACCAGGAAATGACCTCCCTTGCCCGCTACGGGTTCGGCATGCTCACCTTCTTCTGTCTACCGCTGATGGCCTATGAAATCTGGCTCGACCGGTCCGGTTCACTGCGCCGACTCGAGACCGTGGCCTGGGGTTGGCGTGCCGCCACCTACTGCTACATCATGTTCATGATTATTGTTTTCCCTCCGCCGGTCTTTGGTCAGTTCATCTATTTCCAATTCTAA
- the pyrF gene encoding orotidine-5'-phosphate decarboxylase has product MSATHYREKLAQRIAAVGSRLCVGIDPRPELSGGVDAVPEFLKRVVGETWEYAAAFKPNMAYFEAMGLRGIEILQEMLAGMPDEVPVILDAKRSDIGETQKYYAKSYFENWNVDAVTLNPFLGYDSIEPFLDWEGKGIYLLAVTSNPGSQDFQRQKLADGRFVFELVQELGKRACQEGRATDVGYVVGLTNASEEVLDRIIDSPLLIPGLGAQGGDLASLQGRNRTAPDVVNVSRGITYKDMDKSFAEKAKEWAGQLAV; this is encoded by the coding sequence ATGTCAGCCACCCATTATCGAGAGAAACTAGCGCAGAGAATAGCAGCGGTCGGTTCGCGACTGTGTGTCGGAATTGACCCACGCCCTGAATTGTCAGGGGGTGTTGACGCGGTGCCGGAATTCCTCAAGCGTGTGGTGGGGGAGACCTGGGAGTATGCTGCGGCATTCAAACCGAATATGGCCTACTTCGAGGCAATGGGGCTGAGAGGCATAGAAATTTTACAGGAAATGTTGGCTGGTATGCCGGACGAGGTGCCGGTGATCCTGGATGCCAAGCGCTCGGATATCGGGGAGACCCAGAAATACTACGCCAAGTCGTATTTTGAAAATTGGAATGTGGATGCTGTTACGCTGAATCCATTTCTTGGCTATGATTCGATCGAGCCGTTTCTCGATTGGGAGGGCAAGGGGATTTATCTGCTGGCGGTGACTTCCAACCCCGGGAGCCAGGATTTTCAACGCCAGAAACTGGCCGATGGTCGCTTTGTTTTTGAACTGGTGCAGGAGTTGGGTAAGCGGGCCTGCCAGGAAGGTCGGGCAACCGATGTTGGCTATGTTGTCGGACTGACAAACGCCAGTGAGGAAGTGCTCGATCGGATCATTGACAGTCCTTTGTTGATTCCGGGCCTGGGTGCCCAGGGTGGGGATTTGGCGAGTTTGCAGGGACGCAATCGCACCGCACCGGATGTGGTCAACGTTTCACGCGGCATCACCTACAAGGACATGGACAAGAGCTTCGCTGAAAAGGCCAAAGAGTGGGCCGGGCAACTCGCGGTCTAA
- a CDS encoding SET domain-containing protein: MTRNQKLERDAKWVRRFKKLYDRAQSDLCEVQGSEIHGRGVYATQDIPKETEVIEYVGEPINKEISENRAWDQYARHEEHGDAAVYIFTLDEKWDIDGNVPWNTARLINHSCDPNCEAWIIGRRICIYSLRDIKNGEELTFDYGFDVECYEDHPCRCGSENCVGYIVTQEQWPELEKRVAEKEEA, from the coding sequence ATGACCAGAAACCAAAAACTTGAACGCGATGCCAAGTGGGTGCGTCGATTTAAAAAATTGTATGATCGGGCACAGAGTGACCTGTGTGAAGTTCAAGGCTCGGAGATCCATGGGCGTGGGGTGTATGCTACGCAGGACATTCCGAAGGAAACGGAAGTGATCGAGTATGTAGGTGAGCCGATCAACAAGGAGATCAGTGAGAACCGGGCATGGGATCAGTATGCACGGCATGAAGAGCATGGTGATGCCGCTGTGTATATCTTCACTTTGGACGAAAAGTGGGATATCGATGGCAATGTGCCATGGAACACGGCACGCTTGATCAACCATTCCTGTGATCCGAACTGTGAAGCGTGGATCATCGGTCGCCGGATCTGTATTTATTCACTTCGGGATATCAAGAACGGTGAGGAATTGACGTTTGATTACGGGTTTGATGTCGAGTGTTATGAAGATCACCCGTGTCGCTGCGGTAGTGAAAATTGTGTCGGCTACATCGTCACTCAGGAGCAGTGGCCCGAACTTGAAAAGCGCGTTGCCGAAAAAGAAGAGGCGTGA